In one Hippocampus zosterae strain Florida chromosome 10, ASM2543408v3, whole genome shotgun sequence genomic region, the following are encoded:
- the LOC127609150 gene encoding uncharacterized protein LOC127609150, with protein MLSNGRPSLLTPCPNSITIKEKPCYDGEHKNGFSNRSSKSDAVAEILGNDVFECAENDNQCAMSFEDETFLKIMAKEVHQDKNNNWVAPLPFKSPRLPLPNNRDQALSRLNSLRRSLIKNPQMKEQFSADIATRSIPASQLMGTMWFKGPDFLYKLPEPEMYQTFDLIDPEVDDEIRQVATFAAHIQKNGLSSERFKRFSNWNSLVRAIAFLIHQARSHSSSNLSSHSCKGWHQCTTPRTPEEMEIASRLIQQSVQRDTFPDEYAALQANQTVHSSSSIAALDPCMSDKLIKVGGRLRHASLNIAQKNPIVLPNKHHMTTLLIRHYHAKVMHQGRHFTESTIRHAGLWIIGCKRLVSSMIHRCVTCRKLRGKLESQKMADLPHERLETCPPFSYVGLDVFGPWSVVTRRTRGGAAQSKRWAILFTCMTTRGVHIEVIESMDSCSCVNAIRRLFAIRGPAKQMRSDRGTNFIAASVELGMAQPNKNPPNVINYLHANGCTWEFNPPHPSHMGGVWERMIGVTRRILDSMLLQNKHARLTHDVLCTLMAEVSSIINARPLVPISTDPSSPFLLCPAMILTQKRHVPPPPGDFCGKDLLKGQWRQVQAFANEFWSRWRSEYLNTLQSRRKWHTARRNIQPGDIVLLKQNQAPRNEWTMAVITATFPSDDGRVRKVEVRTSSQGVSKTFLRPVSDVVMLLEIEETVK; from the coding sequence ATGCTCTCAAACGGTCGCCCATCTCTCCTCACTCCTTGTCCCAACAGCATCACCATCAAAGAAAAACCATGCTACGACGGGGAGCACAAGAATGGTTTCTCTAACCGCAGCTCAAAATCCGATGCAGTAGCCGAAATCCTCGGAAACGACGTTTTTGAGTGCGCAGAGAACGATAACCAGTGTGCCATGTCTTTCGAGGATGAGACCTTCTTAAAGATAATGGCGAAAGAGGTGCAccaggacaaaaataataactggGTCGCTCCATTACCCTTCAAGTCCCCTCGTTTGCCACTCCCAAACAACAGGGACCAAGCATTGTCTAGACTTAACTCGCTTCGACGCAGCCTTATAAAAAACCCTCAAATGAAAGAACAATTCTCAGCCGATATTGCCACCAGGTCAATACCTGCATCACAACTCATGGGCACAATGTGGTTTAAGGGACCAGACTTCCTTTACAAACTACCCGAACCTGAAATGTACCAAACGTTTGATTTAATTGATCCTGAAGTTGACGACGAAATCAGACAAGTCGCAACGTTCGCTGCACATATTCAGAAAAATGGACTCTCGTCAGAACGCTTCAAACGCTTCTCAAACTGGAACTCACTGGTACGTGCCATTGCATTCCTAATTCACCAAGCTCGTTCCCACTCATCGAGTAACTTGTCAAGTCACTCATGTAAAGGGTGGCATCAGTGCACTACGCCACGCACTCCAGAGGAGATGGAAATTGCCAGTCGCCTCATCCAACAGTCCGTCCAACGGGATACTTTCCCTGATGAATATGCTGCTCTCCAAGCGAATCAAACTGTCCATAGCTCAAGTTCTATTGCAGCTCTCGATCCCTGCATGAGCGACAAACTCATTAAAGTCGGTGGTCGTCTCAGGCATGCTTCATTGAACATAGCACAAAAGAATCCAATCGTTCTTCCAAACAAGCATCACATGACTACTCTGCTCATCCGACACTACCATGCTAAAGTCATGCACCAAGGAAGGCATTTCACAGAAAGTACAATTCGACACGCTGGACTCTGGATCATAGGTTGCAAAAGACTGGTCTCATCCATGATTCACCGTTGCGTAACATGCAGAAAACTCAGGGGAAAACTTGAGAGTCAGAAGATGGCAGATCTCCCACACGAGAGACTTGAAACATGTCCTCCATTTTCGTATGTTGGATTAGATGTATTCGGCCCATGGTCAGTGGTCACTCGGCGCACACGAGGTGGAGCGGCGCAGAGCAAAAGGTGGGCAATACTTTTTACATGCATGACCACAAGAGGTGTCCACATTGAAGTTATAGAATCAATGGATTCTTGCAGTTGTGTAAACGCAATACGCAGATTATTTGCAATACGTGGTCCAGCCAAGCAAATGCGATCCGACAGGGGCACCAACTTCATCGCAGCAAGTGTAGAGCTGGGCATGGCACAACCGAACAAGAATCCTCCCAACGTCATTAACTATCTTCATGCCAACGGTTGCACTTGGGAGTTCAACCCTCCGCATCCTTCCCACATGGGGGGCGTCTGGGAGAGAATGATTGGAGTCACTCGCAGAATATTGGACTCCATGCTCCTACAAAACAAACACGCCCGTCTGACACATGACGTGCTTTGTACCCTAATGGCGGAGGTGTCATCTATAATCAATGCAAGGCCCTTAGTTCCTATCTCAACTGACCCCTCCTCACCATTCCTGCTATGTCCTGCAATGATCTTAACCCAAAAGCGACACGTTCCTCCTCCACCAGGAGACTTCTGTGGAAAAGACTTGCTCAAAGGGCAGTGGAGACAAGTGCAAGCGTTTGCAAACGAATTTTGGAGTCGCTGGAGAAGCGAATACCTAAACACCCTCCAATCAAGGCGCAAGTGGCATACAGCACGTCGGAACATCCAGCCAGGTGACATTGTGCTGTTGAAACAAAATCAAGCACCCAGAAATGAATGGACAATGGCCGTCATCACAGCCACATTTCCAAGCGACGACGGAAGGGTCAGAAAGGTCGAAGTGAGAACATCATCTCAGGGCGTCTCAAAAACATTCTTACGTCCCGTCTCGGATGTTGTCATGCTTCTAGAAATTGAAGAAACTGTTAAATAG